One Salvelinus fontinalis isolate EN_2023a chromosome 27, ASM2944872v1, whole genome shotgun sequence genomic region harbors:
- the LOC129824950 gene encoding cytochrome c oxidase subunit 7A2, mitochondrial-like, translating into MYRHIQALQQVSRRTLSTSARRQVENKVPHKQKHFQEDNGIPIHLKGGASDAILYRATMTLTILGSAYVVYELVCAAFPKKKE; encoded by the exons ATGTACCGACACATTCAA gcgctccagcaggtgtcgCGGCGGACACTGAGCACCAGTGCGCGCAGGCAGGTGGAGAACAAGGTCCCACATAAACAGAAGCATTTCCAG GAGGACAATGGGATTCCAATTCATTTGAAAGGGGGTGCCAGCGACGCTATCCTGTACAGAGCAACAATGACACTCACTATCTTAG GATCTGCATATGTCGTATATGAACTGGTTTGTGCAGCTTTCCCCAAGAAGAAGGAGTGA